ACGACCGGCCAGCACGCTGATGTCGTCGAAGGCGCCCTAAAGGATTTTGGCGTGGTTCCTTCGCGCCGGCTGGACCTTGAACGTCGAAACGGCTCGCTGAATGAACTGTTCGGCAAGGTGATCGCCGAGATGGACCGCGTGATCGACGAAGTGCGACCTGACTGCGTCATCGCCCAGGGCGACACGACGTCGGTTGCGGTCGTGTCGCTCGCCGCATTTCACAAGAACGTGCCCTTCATGCACATAGAGGCGGGGCTCCGCACGGGAAAGCTCAACGACCCCTATCCGGAAGAACTCAACAGGCGAATCGCCGGACTGACGGCGTCCATGCATTTCGCTCCGACCTCAGCGTCGCTCAATAATCTCCTGCGCGAAGGCGTCGTTCCTGGCGACTGTCTCGTCACGGGCAATACGGGCATTGACGCCTTGCTGCAGACAGCGGCGCACAAATTGCCTGCCCCGAAGGGGTTTCCGAATTTGCCGCGAGTCATTCTCGCAACGGCGCACAGGCGAGAGAGCTTCGGGGCGCCCATTGAAAACGCGCTACGGGGCATAAGGGCGGCGGTCGACCGGCATGACGACCTCGGGTTGTTTTTCGTCAGCCATCCCAATCCGAACGCTCATGAGCCGGCGCGCCGGATTCTTGGCGGCCATCCACGCATCGTGGTTACGGATGCGATCGACTACGCCGACATGGTCGCGGCGCTGAAGAGATGCTGGATTGTCGTCACCGACAGCGGCGGCCTCCAGGAGGAAGCGCCCGCGCTGGGAAAGCCCGTCCTCGTGCTGAGGAATACCACCGAACGGCCTGAGGCGGTTCGCGCCGGAGCGGTTCGCGTGGTCGGCACAAACTCCGCCGCGGTGTCGAGCGCGATCTCTCAGCTGTGCGACGACCCGGCGCTCTACGCCCGCATGTCTGTCCCGGTTTTCCCTTATGGCGATGGCCAGGCGGCGAAGCGGATCGTCGCCGCGATGCGCGCGCGACTGGTGCGCGCGATCCCAGCATTGTCGGCGGCCTAGGCCGCTTCGGCGCTTCGCCATGCCGACCCTTAGCGGCAAGGCGCACAAACAAAAAGGTCCGACGCGCGCTCAATCTGCCGAACACGCGAGGCTGAAGAGCTTAAGGACGACCGATGTTTTTTGACCTGACCGACGCCACCGTCGCCTACGTCGACGCGCTGGTGGGACTTTTCCTTGTTTTTGGCGTCGCCATTATTCTTTACAGCCTCGACGATGTCTTCATCGACGTCGTTTACTGGCTTATGAGATTGTCAGGACGGATCCGCGCCGAACGATTTCAGTTTTCTGAACAGGCGCTGCTTGAACAGCCGCAACGCCCCCTCGCGGTCATGGTGCCGGCCTGGCGCGAAGAGGCTGTCATCTACGAAATGTTGAAGACCAACGCCGTCTATTCCGCGACGACGGTTTTTTTTGTTGGCGCCTATCCCAATGATGCCGCGACTCAGCTGGAAGTGCTGAGGGCGGCGGCGGAACTTCCAGATAATATCCGTCTTGTCATCGGTCCGCATGACGGGCCGACGACGAAAGCCGATTGTCTCAATGCGATCATCGCGGAAATCGGCGAATATGAGAAAGTCTCGAACATAAAGTTTGAGGGATTTGTGCTCCACGACAGCGAGGATGTGATTCATCCGCTGGAATTTCCGCTGTTCAGCGCGCTCCTCGCCACCTTCGATTTCATCCAGATCCCGGTATACTCCTTCAGGCGCTCGCTCCTTCAGATGACCGCGGGCACCTATATGGATGAATTCGCGGAGTTTCATAATAAGGACCTGTTTGTCCGGCAGCGTCTTACAGGCGTTGTTCCGTGCGCCGGCGTGGCCGCCTGCTTCAGCCGGAAAGCGATCGAAGCTCTGAAGTCCTGGCGTCGGGGCGAGGTGTTCGACCCCATCGCTTTGACGGAGGACTACGACGTCGCCTTCGCCATGAAGTCGCTTGGCCTGACGTCCGCGTTCGTTCTCAATGAGGCCCCCTATACGCTCGATATTCCGCTCGGGACTGATCAGGTGCGACGGATCGCAGAGCCGCTCGCGATCGCGACGAGAGAAAATTTTCCGAGCGACTACCGAGCCGCCTACCGCCAGCGCGCGCGCTGGCTTCTGGGAATCGGCTTCCAGGGAGCCGCGAAGCTCGGCTGGGGAAACACGCTTACCGAGAGAATCTTTTTTCTACGCGATCGCAAGGGCATCCTGTCCGGCATCATCGCCGTCGTGGCCTATTTCCTGGCTTTCAACGCTGTTGCGATCCTTGTTCTTGGAACATTGAGCGAAGAATGGCTCATCGCCGGCTACGCAATGCTCAACCCTACCCTGCGGCTGCTGTTCTTCGTCAACGTCGTCCTGCTCATCAACCGGCTCGTCCAGCGAATGATCTTTACGACGTCGATCTATGGGTTTGGCCAAGGGTTGATGTCGTCGCCGAGGGTCGTTTTCTCGAACTTCATTAATTTCTCTTCGGCATTGCGTGCGCTCTATATTTTCGTTTGGCGCCACAAAGTGCGCGGAGAACCATTGAATTGGGACAAAACGAGCCACACCATTCCCGCTCAAAATGCTGAAGCAGTTCAAGCTTAAATTGAAGCATCCGGGCGGATGGCGGCGTTGCGGACGCGCTAATGACCTGCGCACAAGTCCGGCGGAGGCGCGAAACCGCCGAACTCCCGCTCGAGGAGTTCGGCGAAGCCGATCGTGGTGCGATCTTCGAGGTAAGGTCCTATGATCTGCACGCCGACCGGCAAGCCGGTCTCGGTTCGATCGATCGGCGCCACGGTCGCCGGGAGGCCGGGGGTCGTGGCAAGCGCCACCCACACAATCTGGGCATCGAGGTAGGCGTAAGATCGGCCGTCGATCTCGATGCGTCGCGACTCGATCGGCGAATGATCGTGTGGAAAAGCGGGCGTCGGCATCGCCGGGCAGAGCACGACGTCCCATTCACGAAAGAGCTCTCGCCACCGCTCCTGAAGCGCGCTCCGCGCCCCGTCGGCGGCGAGCCAATCCCGATGGCTGATGACCGCGCCGCGCGTACGTTCGGCTGCGAGGCTCCGGTTCCAGGGCGACAGCGCTGCGGCCGCGCCGCGAAGCCTTGCATAGACGCTGGGCCGCAAATCCGCGCCCCAAAATGCAGACAACAGCCGAACATAGAGACGCGCCGATTCGGCAAGGTCGGGCAGTAAGGGACTCGCGTGCGCGAGTTTGGCCCCCGCACGGACGAGCCGCTCCGACAATCGACCGAGCGCCGCCCTCACCACGCTCGCGGTACGGCCAAGCGGATGCGTGTCGATGACGAGAACGCGGAAGTTCTTGAGCTTATCGTGCCGGGCGGAGGGCAGAGCCAGCCGGTAGCCGGCGCCGGCGCGTTCCTCGTCCGGTCCGGCGATCACATCGAGCGCAAACGCGAGGTCCGCAGCGCTTCTGGCCATTGGACCGATGACCCCGAGATCGCAATGGCGCGGCAAGGGCGGCGCGCCCGGCGGAGTCAGTCCGCGATTAGGCACAAGACCCGATGTCGGTTTGTGAGCATAGACGCCGCAATAATGCGCTGGAGCGCGCAACGAACCGCCGCGGTCCGAGCCGATCGACAGCGGCCCGAAACCGCACGCAAGCGCCGCCGCCGAGCCGCCCGAGGATCCTCCTGGCGTGAGCCGAAGATTCCAAGGGTTGTTGGTTGTGCCGTAAATGTCATTGTAAGTCTGCCAATCGCTCAGCATCAGCGGCACATTGGTCTTGCCGAGAATGACGGCGCCCGCATTCTTCAAGCGCGCGACGACCAAGGCGTCTTCTTGCGGCATGAAGCGCTTGAACTGCGGGTCGCCCCAAGTCGTTGGCAGACCAGCAATGTTGAAAGATTCTTTCACCGTCATCGGGACGCCAAGCAATGCGCCCTCTCCGCCGCGAGACAGCGCGACATCGGCCGCCTTGGCCGCCGCGCGCGCGCGTTCGAAGTCTCGGGCAACGACGGCGTTGACGCGCCGGTCCGCCGTCTCGATGCGCGCGATCGCGCGATCCGTGAGCTCCAGCGCGGAAATCTTTCGCGCGCGCAATGCGGCCAGGAGATCTTTGATCGTGCAGTAATCCCACTCCGATGCGGGAAGGGAATGGGTCTTCTGCGCCAACGCCCCGCGCGACCATGGGGCGGTCGCGGCCGCCAGAGCGGTTGTCCCTGCTCCGATCAAAACATCGCGTCGTGCTGCGCCAGTCATTGGACGATCCCTGACCGCCGATCTGTCAGTCGCGCTGGCGGCGCGCCGTCAATCGGCGACGGGCGTTGAATCGCTTTGAACGCCGCGTCCGATCGCGATCTGGCCGACCGACCCTTCGACGTGAAACGCGAGGCCCGTCATTTTCGCAAAGAGGTCGATGTCTCCGACGCCAATCGCGCAGGCGCCGATCTCCATCTCGGCGGCCATCAGATAGAGCGTCTGCATCAGCACGCCGACATGTTTCAGAACAAGCGCATAGGCGAAGCCGCTATATTTCCAGGACACACGGCCGAAACGCGCCGCCATGGTGACGAGGACTTGCGGGACCGCCGGCGCGCCCATGGCGAATTGCGCGTCCTCCAGCATGGCCGTGAGCCAATGCTCGTTCGTCTCGATCAAAACAAGAGCGTGGCGGCTGGCGTCGTAATGATAGAAGCCGCGCGCCAGCCCCTCACATCTATCGACGGCGAGATAGAGCTCCAATTCGTAGCTCGCGCCGCCTGACGGATAGGGACGAGGGGCGACCTCCAACTCCGGCTCATCATGATCTTCATGGGGCGCTTGCTCTCGCGATATGATTCTTGCGGCGCCGTCGAGGAGCCGCGCCACCTCCGCCAGTGTGATCGGGCGCCGCTCATCGAAGGCGCGAGTAGAATGTCGGCGTCGCAGCAATGTTGCAAAAGCCGAAGGCGGCGCCGTCTCAAGCGTCTTCAGGTCGATCGCCGGCCCCGGCCAGCTCGGCCGCACCGCGGGCGGCGGCGCTGCAAGATCCGCGTGGGCGTAGAGGCCGCCGGAAGGATTGGCGTGCCGTCCATCGGTGCTGCGGGTGTGGAACAGCAGATCGTGGAAGTCCCATAGAACGAGATCGCCGTCGCCTTCGGCTGCGCGCAGCGCTTTGTCGGCGCCCGGACCGGGCGTGAACAGAATCTGGCCATCGAGGAGCAGCGCCAGCAGCTCGACTCCCGGAAAGTCGGCTGAATCGCGGAGCTCTTTTACCGTGCGGGCCTCCGACAGATGCGCGATCATTGCTGTAACGCTTGGGTCGCACAGTCGGAAGAGCGCCATGGCGCGCGGCGATTCGAGCACCAAGTCGGCGCCGCGCCGCCGCATATAGGCGAAGCGCGACAGCGCTAGCGGGCGATCCTCGTCGATCTCGATCATCCGTGGCGCATAATCGCGCATCTGCGGCTCGACGACGATGAGATCGGGACCGCTCGGCCCGCGAGCCAGGCGATATTCAACGAGTCCGTAAAGCGCCAGCCTCCGGACGAGTTCGCTCATCTCCGCGTCCCGCTCCCCATCGAACGCCACGCCCGTCTCGAAGTCGGCGGCGCGCTCTGTGACATCGGCGCCAAACGTTCCGAACTCCACGGTCCGACCGTCGAAAAGGGCGGAGACGCCGCCCGTGGCGCTGCGCTCGAGCGTGACGCCCGGATTGAGTCGCGCGAAGAGCCGTGCCGGCGGCGAGGGCGGTTGGGAGGTTTCGCTAAGCAACTTAGGTACGGGGGAACAAAGGGTTGACATCGGCTTCGCGCACCGGCCGCTTGCGCAGACCCAGCGCGATGGGCACGTCGTAGAGACGACCGGGGCCGAAGCGGCGATAGAAATGCCGCAGTCCCGGAACAATCACCCGAACCACTGGCACATCAATATCCGGACGCGTCTGATCGAGGACGAGAAAATCATGTCCAGCCCGCGCGGCGAGCTTGACGCAGGCCAGCACCTGGTCGCGACCGTCGAGTTGGGCGAAATTCTTGAACCGCGACCGCCCGAACGACGCCTTGCCCTGCGGCCGCAGATAGGCGTGCTTGCGCAACGGCAGGGGGTCGCTTCCATAATCGTCGTCGGGCCCGAACTCGGGACGGCCGCCGAGGCTCTCGATGGCAAGAAACTGGTTGAGCTCGGTCATGGCGCGCAGCGTCGCGATCCTTGAATCGAAATGCGCGCCCGCCGCGACTTCGATATATTCCCGTCCGTCCTCGATCCAATGGGCGACGGCGACGACGACGGGAATGCCAAGATCGCTCGTTACGTCCAGCGCCCAGATGTCTCGGCCCATCTTGGCGAAAACGGCGCGCAGGTCGCGCACATAGCTATCGCCGAGCTTGTCGAGATCGATCTCCGGACGACGCAAACGGTTGTACCACCAGATCGCATATGCGTCCCGCTCAACGAGTTCGAGGAAACCCTGAATGATGGCCTCCTCGATCGTATTGCCCGCCGCGCAACCGTTCGAATCGGCGCTGATCTGATTGGCGCAGCCTGACTCGTGGAAGAAATACAGAAGGCCGGTGGGAACGTATTTGAAGCCTTCGTCGCGCAACGACCACACTGGCGACCATTCCGTCTCCGCGGCGGGATCGAAGCGCTGTGCGCCCTCGCCGCAGCCGCCGCTTTTCGCGCCCTGCTCATATTGCGCGTCGCTATAAAGCAGGATGTCGTTGGGCAGGATCGCCTCGCCGGCCGGGAAATCCGCGAATCGTCGGACGGTCCTGATCTCGTCGCCCTGGAAAATCCCGCAGTAGCGCTCGATCGCCTCCATGAGCGCGCTTGCTTCGCCCTGTTCAGCGACGCTGCCCTTGCCATAGCTGTCTCCGCTCAGCCCCGTCTGAAGGGCGTCGACGGTTTCGGGGCGCGGCGAAAAATTATGTCTGGCGACAAAGCTCGCGTCGAGCGGCTGTTGGCTCTTGATTCGATCGAGATGCGATACGACGCCAGTCAGCGGGCTCACATGCTTGCGATTGCGGGCAAGAGTGTCGCCCGGCGCGACCGATCTGTAGCCCCCGCTCGTCACAACGCTCGCGCTGCCGGCGTGTAGCGGGATGGGCGTGGGCGCTCGCGTGGGATCGCGCATCTCGGGGTCGCCGCAGCTTGGGCATTGCGGCCGAGCCGCCACATAATGGCGGGCGACGGTCGAGCCCATCAGATCCAGGCTCACGATATGCTGGTGCAGATCGGTGCGGAAGTCGCTGGCGATCGCCTTGGCGATCTCCGCGGCGGCGAGGCCAGCGCCGCTCAGGCCGAGCGGATGGGCGCCGAGCGGCGAAACGGCGACGCAGCGCGCCTCCGTGCGGCCCAGGAACGCCTTGACCTGTCGGTTCCAGTTCATGCGATCGGCGAGGCATCTC
This window of the Methylocystis hirsuta genome carries:
- a CDS encoding amidase produces the protein MTGAARRDVLIGAGTTALAAATAPWSRGALAQKTHSLPASEWDYCTIKDLLAALRARKISALELTDRAIARIETADRRVNAVVARDFERARAAAKAADVALSRGGEGALLGVPMTVKESFNIAGLPTTWGDPQFKRFMPQEDALVVARLKNAGAVILGKTNVPLMLSDWQTYNDIYGTTNNPWNLRLTPGGSSGGSAAALACGFGPLSIGSDRGGSLRAPAHYCGVYAHKPTSGLVPNRGLTPPGAPPLPRHCDLGVIGPMARSAADLAFALDVIAGPDEERAGAGYRLALPSARHDKLKNFRVLVIDTHPLGRTASVVRAALGRLSERLVRAGAKLAHASPLLPDLAESARLYVRLLSAFWGADLRPSVYARLRGAAAALSPWNRSLAAERTRGAVISHRDWLAADGARSALQERWRELFREWDVVLCPAMPTPAFPHDHSPIESRRIEIDGRSYAYLDAQIVWVALATTPGLPATVAPIDRTETGLPVGVQIIGPYLEDRTTIGFAELLEREFGGFAPPPDLCAGH
- a CDS encoding glycosyl transferase family protein encodes the protein MFFDLTDATVAYVDALVGLFLVFGVAIILYSLDDVFIDVVYWLMRLSGRIRAERFQFSEQALLEQPQRPLAVMVPAWREEAVIYEMLKTNAVYSATTVFFVGAYPNDAATQLEVLRAAAELPDNIRLVIGPHDGPTTKADCLNAIIAEIGEYEKVSNIKFEGFVLHDSEDVIHPLEFPLFSALLATFDFIQIPVYSFRRSLLQMTAGTYMDEFAEFHNKDLFVRQRLTGVVPCAGVAACFSRKAIEALKSWRRGEVFDPIALTEDYDVAFAMKSLGLTSAFVLNEAPYTLDIPLGTDQVRRIAEPLAIATRENFPSDYRAAYRQRARWLLGIGFQGAAKLGWGNTLTERIFFLRDRKGILSGIIAVVAYFLAFNAVAILVLGTLSEEWLIAGYAMLNPTLRLLFFVNVVLLINRLVQRMIFTTSIYGFGQGLMSSPRVVFSNFINFSSALRALYIFVWRHKVRGEPLNWDKTSHTIPAQNAEAVQA
- a CDS encoding TOMM precursor leader peptide-binding protein — its product is MTIEASKPLSPKPVSQERLGDVLRFSPNFSVYVLPPDAVCLYSEDRKFFLRGALYCALAERIGAGEDIDAIRRALSAEFPVDSIDEAFKRLLDRRFVIPTHASDGVAAAYWASLGLPPDVAAKNLQKVSVQIETLGIDGARALEEALGVFGVKVVKRGGDLTIALVGDYLESQLAEFNRRRLEKKQDWLLVQPSGVFPLVGPIFSPGKSACWRCLADRMNWNRQVKAFLGRTEARCVAVSPLGAHPLGLSGAGLAAAEIAKAIASDFRTDLHQHIVSLDLMGSTVARHYVAARPQCPSCGDPEMRDPTRAPTPIPLHAGSASVVTSGGYRSVAPGDTLARNRKHVSPLTGVVSHLDRIKSQQPLDASFVARHNFSPRPETVDALQTGLSGDSYGKGSVAEQGEASALMEAIERYCGIFQGDEIRTVRRFADFPAGEAILPNDILLYSDAQYEQGAKSGGCGEGAQRFDPAAETEWSPVWSLRDEGFKYVPTGLLYFFHESGCANQISADSNGCAAGNTIEEAIIQGFLELVERDAYAIWWYNRLRRPEIDLDKLGDSYVRDLRAVFAKMGRDIWALDVTSDLGIPVVVAVAHWIEDGREYIEVAAGAHFDSRIATLRAMTELNQFLAIESLGGRPEFGPDDDYGSDPLPLRKHAYLRPQGKASFGRSRFKNFAQLDGRDQVLACVKLAARAGHDFLVLDQTRPDIDVPVVRVIVPGLRHFYRRFGPGRLYDVPIALGLRKRPVREADVNPLFPRT
- a CDS encoding SagB/ThcOx family dehydrogenase, whose product is MLSETSQPPSPPARLFARLNPGVTLERSATGGVSALFDGRTVEFGTFGADVTERAADFETGVAFDGERDAEMSELVRRLALYGLVEYRLARGPSGPDLIVVEPQMRDYAPRMIEIDEDRPLALSRFAYMRRRGADLVLESPRAMALFRLCDPSVTAMIAHLSEARTVKELRDSADFPGVELLALLLDGQILFTPGPGADKALRAAEGDGDLVLWDFHDLLFHTRSTDGRHANPSGGLYAHADLAAPPPAVRPSWPGPAIDLKTLETAPPSAFATLLRRRHSTRAFDERRPITLAEVARLLDGAARIISREQAPHEDHDEPELEVAPRPYPSGGASYELELYLAVDRCEGLARGFYHYDASRHALVLIETNEHWLTAMLEDAQFAMGAPAVPQVLVTMAARFGRVSWKYSGFAYALVLKHVGVLMQTLYLMAAEMEIGACAIGVGDIDLFAKMTGLAFHVEGSVGQIAIGRGVQSDSTPVAD
- the wecB gene encoding non-hydrolyzing UDP-N-acetylglucosamine 2-epimerase — its product is MGPVIAELNRSDWAFPYVVTTGQHADVVEGALKDFGVVPSRRLDLERRNGSLNELFGKVIAEMDRVIDEVRPDCVIAQGDTTSVAVVSLAAFHKNVPFMHIEAGLRTGKLNDPYPEELNRRIAGLTASMHFAPTSASLNNLLREGVVPGDCLVTGNTGIDALLQTAAHKLPAPKGFPNLPRVILATAHRRESFGAPIENALRGIRAAVDRHDDLGLFFVSHPNPNAHEPARRILGGHPRIVVTDAIDYADMVAALKRCWIVVTDSGGLQEEAPALGKPVLVLRNTTERPEAVRAGAVRVVGTNSAAVSSAISQLCDDPALYARMSVPVFPYGDGQAAKRIVAAMRARLVRAIPALSAA